From a region of the Lepidochelys kempii isolate rLepKem1 chromosome 26, rLepKem1.hap2, whole genome shotgun sequence genome:
- the LOC140903694 gene encoding heparan sulfate glucosamine 3-O-sulfotransferase 1-like — protein MACWWAGWLLLLAEAGGACLEQGTLESWAQAAPRLGNASGFQVSSLQRRLPQGIIIGVRKGGTRALLEMLALHPQVAAARSEVHFFNREENYRRGLGWYRQQMPLSRPGQLTVEKTPGYFSSPRVPARVRALAPGMRLLLIVRDPVERLVSDYTQILHNRQARCKPYPPLEQLLVRGDRGLDTRYKPIQRSLYALHLARWLAAFPPAHIHVVDGGGLIREPLAELRRVEQFLGLAPRLGPDNFYFNQTKGFYCLQAGARQRCLDESKGRPHPPIAKLLLEQLCTYFSAHNEHFFSLVGRTFNWC, from the coding sequence ATGGCCTGCTGGTGGGCCGGCTGGCTGCTCCtgctggcagaggctgggggggcCTGCCTGGAGCAGGGGACGCTGGAGTCCTGGGCGCAGGCGGCTCCACGGCTGGGAAACGCGTCCGGGTTCCAAGTCAGCAGCCTGCAGCGCCGCCTGCCCCAGGGGATCATCATCGGGGTGCGGAAGGGGGGCACACGAGCCCTGCTGGAGATGCTGGCGCTGCACCCCCAGGTGGCCGCTGCCCGCTCCGAGGTGCACTTCTTCAACCGGGAGGAGAACTACCGCCGGGGGCTGGGCTGGTACCGCCAGCAGATGCCCCTCTCGCGCCCTGGCCAGCTCACCGTGGAGAAGACCCCAGGCTACTTCTCCTCCCCCCGGGTCCCCGCGCGCGTCCGTGCCCTGGCCCCTGGCATGCGGTTGCTGCTCATCGTGCGGGACCCGGTGGAGCGGCTGGTGTCGGACTACACCCAGATCCTGCACAACCGCCAGGCGCGCTGCAAGCCCTACCCGCCCCTGGAGCAGCTCCTGGTGCGGGGGGACCGGGGCCTCGACACCCGCTACAAGCCCATCCAGCGCAGCCTCTACGCCCTGCACCTGGCCCGCTGGCTGGCCGCCTTCCCCCCAGCCCACATCCACGTGGTGGACGGTGGCGGCCTGATCCGCGAGCCCCTGGCCGAGCTGCGCCGCGTGGAGCAGTTCCTGGGCCTGGCGCCCCGGCTGGGCCCCGACAACTTCTACTTCAACCAGACCAAGGGCTTCTACTGCCTGCAGGCCGGGGCCCGCCAGCGCTGCCTGGACGAGTCCAAGGGGCGGCCACACCCGCCCATCGccaagctgctgctggagcagctctgcaCCTACTTCAGCGCCCACAACGAGCACTTCTTCAGCCTGGTGGGGCGCACGTTCAACTGGTGCTGA